One Marinobacter sp. es.048 genomic window, GGCGCTTTCAACCTATTTTGCCACCGCCGACACAGTTCAGCGTTCAGAGGCAAATGCTGATGTTCCGATCAGTGTGTATCACGGAACGTTCGATCCGATGGTGCCGGAATCTCTGGGCGTGCGGAGCGTCGAAGCCCTGAGAGAAATGGGCTACGACCCTTCCTATCAGACTTTCCCTATGGAGCACAGCGTGTGCCTTGAGGAAATACAGGATATCGGCCGGTTTATTCGCCGGCACGTGATTTGACGTTCAGTCATGCCCGGGCGTCAGACCCATAGCATGGCGCCCATTTCCAGCGGATGGGTCAGTGATTCGTGATACGGATACATCCGCAGTCGTAGCGTCTGCAAGCCAGGATACGGTGGCTGCACGCGGGTGGCGAAGACGGTCCGGCCCTCAGCTTCACTCTCTTTCTCAAGCAGGAAGCTATCAGGGCCCGGACTGCCGTCAGTGCCGGTACATTCGGGACTGACCAGGCATTCCACCCGAACATCATCCGCTGACAGGCCATTGAGTGCCGCCTCTACCCGAAGCTCCACGTCGCCATCATGGGGACACGAGGAATTAACGCAGCCCACCACCCGCAATTCTACACCCGGCCAAGCGTGCCTTACCCTTGCTTTCCACTCTGCCAGGGCAATCGCGACCTGGCCGCCATGGGCCATAAGAATCGCACCCTGGCTTGAGGCTGGCCGGTAATAATTATTCACGTAGTCCATCACCATGCGTCTGGCATTGAAGCGCGGAGTAATGGATTTCATTGACGCCTTGGAGCGTTTGACCCAGCCTTTCGAGAAGCCCTGGGACGCGCGATCGTAATAGACAGGCACCACCTCGAATTCGAGCAGATCAATCAAGTCCCTGGCCTCTTCCTCGTTCCGGAACTCAGCATCCAGCCCGGTATCCCTGGGCGGAATCCCCCAGCCGTTATCGCCGTTATAGCCTTCCCCCCACCAGCCATCGAGTACGCTGAGATTCAGGGCACCGTTCAACGCGGCTTTCTCGCCTGAGGTACCGCTGGCTTCCTTCGGGTATTCCGGCGTATTCAGCCAAACATCTACGCCACTGAGCAGTCGGCGCGCCATGGCCTGATCATAATCCTCCAGCAGAATCAGGTGCCCCATCAACGAGGGGTGCATGGACAGATCATGGATTACCTTGATCAATTGCTGACCGGGTTTGTCTTTCGGATGGGCCTTGCCTGCGAAAACCAGTACTACCGGGCGATCCGGATCGGTCAGAATCCGTTCAAGCCGCTCAAGATCTGAAAAAATCAGTGTTGCGCGCTTGTAGGTCGCGAACCGCCTGGCAAAACCGATAACCAGAGTGTCTTTTTCGGAAGAAACCAGCTGACGAGTCATCCTCTCTGTCACGGAGTGGCCAGTGCCATTGCGATTGTGCTGGCGCTTCAGGCGTTGGACAACATACTCACCCATCTGTTGTTTGAGCGCCTTATGGACGCTCCAATAGTGATAATCTGGAATCTGGTCAACAAACTCCCAGAAATCCGGGTTCCTGAGCTCGCTCTTCCAGGTGGGCGCCTGTATGTCAAACAGACTGGACCATTCGGGAGCCAGAAAGGTGGGTACGTGCACACCATTGGTGATGTACCCGATGGGGTTTTCTGCCGGCGGGACCTGAGGCCAGATATCGCCCTCCATCTGAGAAGCAACGCCACCGTGAATACGGCTAACGCCGTTGTGATGGCGGGAGCCACGCAACCCCAGGCTGGTCATATTGAAGCTGTCACCACCATCTTTTGCGCCCAGGGCAAAAACCTGGTCAAAATCCAGCCTGGCATCTTCCAGATATCGACCAAGAGCGTGCTGAACAAGGGCTCTAGGGAAAATATCGTGACCGGCAGGTACGGGTGTATGGGTGGTAAACAGGGTAGCGCCGGCAACCGCTTCAAACGCCGCTTCAAAGCCAAGCCCCGAACTGATCATGGTGTTCCGGCAGCGCTCAAGAATCTGAAAGGCAGCATGGCCCTCGTTAATGTGCCAGACCGTTGGTTTCAGGTTCAAGGCTTCCAGAACCCGCGTTCCGCCTATGCCGAGCAGCATTTCCTGGCTGATACGGGTGGATTCGTCGCCACCATACAGCTGGAGGGTGAGGTCCTGATCCTCGAGGCCGTTTTCCTCGGTATTGCTATCCAGCAGGTACAGACGGATATGACCAACCCGTGCCTCCCAGACCCGTGCCACCACGTCGCGATCAGGGAAGGGAACGGAGACCTTGAGAACCTGGCCGTCGATCTCCACCGGGGTTATGGGCAGTTCATCGCTGGAATGGGACTGATAGCGCGCAATCTGCTGGCCGTGGGCATCAATACTCTGAATAAAGTAACCCTGTCGGTACAACAGGCCGACCGCCACAAAAGGAAGGGCGAGATCACTGGCGGCCTTGCAGTGATCCCCGGCCAGGATGCCGAGGCCGCCGGAATAGATCGGAAAACTTTCGTGGAAGCCAAATTCGGCACAGAAGTAGGCCACCAGAGCCTGTTCCGGATCCAGCTTTTCCGTCACCTCAGGGCCGGGACCAGCCTCCAGATAGGCATCGTAGCTGCTCAGGACTCGACGATACTCGGCCAGAAACGCCCTGTCTTCAGAGGCTTCGTCGAGCCGGTCCTGGGCCACTCGACGCAGGAAAAGCTTCGGGTTGTGCTCCACCTTCTGCCAGAGTAGAAGGTCAATCCGGGCGAAAAGGCTGCGCACCCCATGGTCCCAGCTGTAGAACAGATCATTGGCAAGCTCTTCCAGTCGTTCCAGGGGTTCTGGAATCAGGGGGTGGGCTTCAAGTCGGAATTCCGTTGCTTTATGCATTTTGGTTGCCTCCAGGCGGGCAAACGCTCGCACTAATCCAGCTATTGTTGTTCACGTTCTTTGAGAATGCGCTGATACAGATCGCCATAGGTGCGAGCCCGCTGCTTCCAGGAATAATCGATTGCCATGCCGTTATCCTGCAACCGGCGCCACTGTTTGCGATTTTCAAAAAACTGGAGCGCCCGGCTTACGGTGGCCAGCAGGGACTCGGCGCTGGCGCCGGTAAAAACGAATCCGTTGGCCTTATCGATTCCAACCTCCTGAGGGTCCTGAACCGTATCGGCCAGTCCGCCGACACCGTGCACCAAGGGAATGGTGCCGTACCTGAGGCTGTACATCTGGTTGAGCCCGCAGGGTTCGAATTTCGAAGGCATCAGGAACAGGTCACAGCCGGCCGTGATGCGATGGGACAACCCCTCGTTGTAGCCCAGGGTGAGGGACATCTGCCCCGGCCATTGCCGTGAGAGTTGTTTCAGGGGTTCCTCGTAGCGGTCCTCCCCGGAACCGAGAATGACAAACTGGCAGTCCTGTTCGAGCAAAGCCGGCATCACGGACAGCATCCAGTCCACGCCTTTCTGTTCCACCAATCGACCGATAAAACCCAGTAACGGGCCACCGTTCACCTCCAGCCCAAGCTCTTGCTGCAGATTGGCCTGGCACTGGGCTTTGCTCTTCAGATGATCACGACCATAGTGAAACGCCAGCTCCGGATCTTCCTCCGGGTCCCAGACCCGAGTATCGATGCCGTTGAGAATGCCGGTCAATACGTGTTGCCTGTGCCGTAGCAGGCCATCAAGACCATTGCCGAATTCCGGAGTCTGAATCTCGCGAGCGTAGGTTGGGCTGACGGTGGTAATCCGGTCACTGAACACAAGGCCACCCTTGATGAAGGAGAGCTGGCCATAGAATTCCAGCTGCTCAAGACTCCAGAGTGAGTCAGGCAGACCCAGGGCACGGAACGTCTCCTGGGAGAACAGTCCCTGGTAGGCGAGGTTATGAATGGTAAACACGGTGCCGGGCCGGTCCTGGTATGCTTCAAGGAACACCGGTATAAGCCCGGTCTGCCAGTCATTGCAGTGCACCAGATCCGGCCTCCAGTTCAAACCTGCTTCGCCCATGGCGATCATGGCGCCCACTTTGCCAAACAGCTCAAACCGGTGGGCGTTGTCCCACCAGTCTTTCCCTTGCTCGTTTTTGTAGGGGTTGCCGGGGCGATCAAAAAGGGGCGGGCAGTCCACCAGCCAGAGTGTAACTGCGGTGCCCGGTAGCCTGGTTTGCCAAAGGCTGACATTGTACTGGCCGAGCTGGAAGCGGGCTTTTCTGCGGGAACCGGCCTTTCTGGCAGCCCTCACAGCGTCCGGGTAGCCGGGTAATAGAATCTGAACATCGTATTCGAGGCGGCAGAGCGCTTCCGGCAAGCTGGCAGAGACGTCGGCAAGACCGCCGGTCTTCACCAGTGGATAGACCTCACTGGTGGCAAAAAGGACCCGGATCATAACGCTGGCCTCAGGATAATCGCTCCCAGAGGTGGCAGGGTAAGCTCCAGCGACCAGTCCCGGTTCATCCAGGGCTGCTGGTCGGCAGGCATGGGATAGGGGTTACCGAGGTTGCTGCCACCATAGTACTCAGAATCGGAATTGAAAATTTCCCGCCAGTTACCGCCCTGGGGCAGCCCGATCCGGTAATGGTGTCTGGGCATTGGGGTGAAATTGACCACAATAACCGATGTCTCGCCTTTGGCCGTGCGCTGGAAGCTGATCACGGACTGAGGGGAATCATGGCAATCGATCCAATCGAAGCCGTCCGGGGTGAAGCAGGCACCGTGCAGCGAGACTTCTCGCCGGTATACGCCGTTCAGATCCTGGACCAGTTTTTTGATTCCCTGGTGTTCAGGATGCGCCAACAGTGACCAGTCCAGTTCCCGGGATTCGCTCCATTCACGGCGCTGACCAAATTCACCGCCCATAAACAGCAGTTTGGCGCCCGGATAGCTGAACATGTAGGTGAAGAGCAGCCGTAACGTTGCCCGCTGCTGCCATTCGTCGCCGGTCATTTTATTGATCAGGCTGCCTTTGCCATGCACCACCTCATCGTGAGACAGCGGCAGCAGGAAATTTTCCGAGAACGCATATAGTAGCCCGAACGTAAGCTTGTCGTGATGGTACTGGCGGTACACCGGATCCTGCGCCAGATAATCCAGGGTGTCGTGCATCCAGCCCATATTCCATTTGAGGTTGAACCCCAGGCCGCCAATTTCCGGTGGTCGTGTGACACGCGGCCAGGAGGTGGATTCTTCCGCACACACCAGCGTTCCCGGAAAGCGGCTCTGGCAGACCCGGTTCAGTTCCCGCAGAAACTCGATGGCTTCCAGGTTTTCATTGCCGCCATGTTCGTTGGGCAACCACTCGCCTTCCTTGCGGGAATAGTTGAGGTACAGCATGGACGCCACCGCATCCACACGCAGCCCGTCGATATGAAAGGCATCCAGCCAAAAGAGCGCACTGCCGATCAGGAAGTTCCGCACCTCGTGCCGGCCGTAATTGTAAATAAGAGTACCCCAGTCCTGGTGGCGCCCTTTGCGGGGATCTTCATGTTCATAAAGCGCGCTGCCATCAAACCGGGCAAGGGCGTGTTCATCGGTGGGGAAGTGCCCCGGTACCCAGTCCAATATCACGCCGATGTTGTGCCGGTGACACTGGTCTACCAGATAGCGAAGATCGTCCGGGGTGCCGAACCGACTCGTTGGAGCGTAGTAGCCCGTGGTCTGGTAACCCCAGGACTCATCCAGCGGGTGTTCAGTCACCGGCAAAAGCTCAATGTGGGTGAAGCCCAGTTCGAGTACATAGGGAATCAGCTGATCCGCCAGCTCTCGATAAGTCAGCCAACGGCCGGATCCGTGGTGGCGCCAGGAGGCAGCATGAACCTCGTAGATGGACACGGGAGAGTCCTGCCAGTTCCAGCGCCCCCGTCGGGCGAGCCAATCGCCATCGCCCCAGCCAAAATGGCCACGTTCAGTCACCACGGCGGCAGTAGAAGGCCTCAGTTCAAAGGCTTGCCCGTAGGGATCTGTTTTCAGGAGCTGATGGCCTTTCTCCGAGGTAATGGCAAATTTGTAGAGGGCACCGGTGCCAATGTCAGGAATAAAGCAGGACCAGACACCCGTTCCAGGGTGCGG contains:
- the glgP gene encoding alpha-glucan family phosphorylase — translated: MHKATEFRLEAHPLIPEPLERLEELANDLFYSWDHGVRSLFARIDLLLWQKVEHNPKLFLRRVAQDRLDEASEDRAFLAEYRRVLSSYDAYLEAGPGPEVTEKLDPEQALVAYFCAEFGFHESFPIYSGGLGILAGDHCKAASDLALPFVAVGLLYRQGYFIQSIDAHGQQIARYQSHSSDELPITPVEIDGQVLKVSVPFPDRDVVARVWEARVGHIRLYLLDSNTEENGLEDQDLTLQLYGGDESTRISQEMLLGIGGTRVLEALNLKPTVWHINEGHAAFQILERCRNTMISSGLGFEAAFEAVAGATLFTTHTPVPAGHDIFPRALVQHALGRYLEDARLDFDQVFALGAKDGGDSFNMTSLGLRGSRHHNGVSRIHGGVASQMEGDIWPQVPPAENPIGYITNGVHVPTFLAPEWSSLFDIQAPTWKSELRNPDFWEFVDQIPDYHYWSVHKALKQQMGEYVVQRLKRQHNRNGTGHSVTERMTRQLVSSEKDTLVIGFARRFATYKRATLIFSDLERLERILTDPDRPVVLVFAGKAHPKDKPGQQLIKVIHDLSMHPSLMGHLILLEDYDQAMARRLLSGVDVWLNTPEYPKEASGTSGEKAALNGALNLSVLDGWWGEGYNGDNGWGIPPRDTGLDAEFRNEEEARDLIDLLEFEVVPVYYDRASQGFSKGWVKRSKASMKSITPRFNARRMVMDYVNNYYRPASSQGAILMAHGGQVAIALAEWKARVRHAWPGVELRVVGCVNSSCPHDGDVELRVEAALNGLSADDVRVECLVSPECTGTDGSPGPDSFLLEKESEAEGRTVFATRVQPPYPGLQTLRLRMYPYHESLTHPLEMGAMLWV
- the glgA gene encoding glycogen synthase GlgA, whose protein sequence is MIRVLFATSEVYPLVKTGGLADVSASLPEALCRLEYDVQILLPGYPDAVRAARKAGSRRKARFQLGQYNVSLWQTRLPGTAVTLWLVDCPPLFDRPGNPYKNEQGKDWWDNAHRFELFGKVGAMIAMGEAGLNWRPDLVHCNDWQTGLIPVFLEAYQDRPGTVFTIHNLAYQGLFSQETFRALGLPDSLWSLEQLEFYGQLSFIKGGLVFSDRITTVSPTYAREIQTPEFGNGLDGLLRHRQHVLTGILNGIDTRVWDPEEDPELAFHYGRDHLKSKAQCQANLQQELGLEVNGGPLLGFIGRLVEQKGVDWMLSVMPALLEQDCQFVILGSGEDRYEEPLKQLSRQWPGQMSLTLGYNEGLSHRITAGCDLFLMPSKFEPCGLNQMYSLRYGTIPLVHGVGGLADTVQDPQEVGIDKANGFVFTGASAESLLATVSRALQFFENRKQWRRLQDNGMAIDYSWKQRARTYGDLYQRILKEREQQ
- the glgB gene encoding 1,4-alpha-glucan branching protein GlgB; translation: MDSPTLSEFDLHLFGEGRHWHIYNVLGAHVCRSRSVEGVRFAVWAPHAKAVSVVGDFNHWSSDAHPMAPHPGTGVWSCFIPDIGTGALYKFAITSEKGHQLLKTDPYGQAFELRPSTAAVVTERGHFGWGDGDWLARRGRWNWQDSPVSIYEVHAASWRHHGSGRWLTYRELADQLIPYVLELGFTHIELLPVTEHPLDESWGYQTTGYYAPTSRFGTPDDLRYLVDQCHRHNIGVILDWVPGHFPTDEHALARFDGSALYEHEDPRKGRHQDWGTLIYNYGRHEVRNFLIGSALFWLDAFHIDGLRVDAVASMLYLNYSRKEGEWLPNEHGGNENLEAIEFLRELNRVCQSRFPGTLVCAEESTSWPRVTRPPEIGGLGFNLKWNMGWMHDTLDYLAQDPVYRQYHHDKLTFGLLYAFSENFLLPLSHDEVVHGKGSLINKMTGDEWQQRATLRLLFTYMFSYPGAKLLFMGGEFGQRREWSESRELDWSLLAHPEHQGIKKLVQDLNGVYRREVSLHGACFTPDGFDWIDCHDSPQSVISFQRTAKGETSVIVVNFTPMPRHHYRIGLPQGGNWREIFNSDSEYYGGSNLGNPYPMPADQQPWMNRDWSLELTLPPLGAIILRPAL